The Pseudoalteromonas arctica A 37-1-2 genome includes a region encoding these proteins:
- a CDS encoding ATP-binding protein translates to MRTDPTISRLLMLRSGAIAVQLIAVLSVYFLLEHQIALLPLLIVIAVEAVFQLISLFAYRNVSRAKPLGMLMQLTADVLFLTVLLSLSGGATNAFVSLLLLPIMIAAVTLREKGLAYIAVLAIAAYSFLLIKMPDHSMHQMNMSGHFIGMWVNFVLSASVIALVIGAMSRALKERERIIANVREKQLRNEQLVILDGAAAQITHQLATPIANLQLLFEELLEEQPNNPIVKYMQAPLTQCSTQLNDFRKLSEQLRLKNSQEHTTVKQLQTQITDTLLLQYPDQHIKWITPPIAATLISDAMLLPAILNLLQNAALANQKQGQTQLELSWQQDNLHSECVYLLIRDFGPGFSSSQLAELGGQLMPSDQGMGLAVLLSNVTFERLNGSLTLFNHADGGAVAKVKLAIVNTENNAS, encoded by the coding sequence ATGCGTACCGACCCCACCATTAGTCGACTATTAATGCTGCGAAGCGGCGCTATTGCGGTGCAATTAATTGCTGTGCTTAGCGTTTATTTTTTACTAGAACATCAAATTGCATTACTGCCTTTACTGATTGTTATTGCCGTTGAGGCTGTGTTTCAGCTTATTAGTCTATTTGCTTATCGTAATGTGAGCCGCGCTAAACCTTTGGGTATGTTGATGCAGTTAACCGCTGATGTATTATTTTTAACGGTTTTACTCTCGCTAAGCGGTGGTGCAACCAATGCATTTGTATCACTGTTATTGCTCCCAATAATGATAGCCGCTGTTACGCTGCGAGAAAAAGGATTAGCTTATATTGCGGTATTAGCCATTGCCGCATATAGCTTTTTACTGATTAAGATGCCCGATCACAGCATGCATCAAATGAATATGAGTGGTCACTTTATTGGCATGTGGGTCAATTTTGTTTTAAGTGCCAGCGTAATCGCACTTGTTATTGGCGCAATGAGCAGGGCACTTAAAGAGCGAGAGCGAATTATTGCAAACGTGCGTGAAAAACAATTACGTAATGAACAGCTTGTTATCCTTGATGGGGCCGCTGCACAAATAACCCATCAACTAGCGACCCCAATTGCAAACTTACAGTTACTGTTTGAAGAGTTATTAGAAGAGCAACCAAACAATCCTATTGTTAAGTACATGCAAGCGCCGCTTACTCAGTGCAGTACACAACTTAACGACTTTAGAAAACTCTCAGAGCAATTACGTCTTAAAAATTCGCAAGAGCATACCACCGTAAAGCAACTGCAAACGCAAATTACAGATACGCTTTTACTGCAATACCCTGATCAGCACATTAAATGGATTACGCCACCTATTGCAGCAACATTGATAAGTGATGCGATGTTATTGCCTGCTATTTTGAATTTATTGCAAAACGCCGCGCTCGCTAATCAAAAACAAGGTCAAACTCAATTAGAGCTGAGTTGGCAGCAAGATAACTTACATAGTGAATGCGTTTACTTGTTAATTCGCGATTTTGGCCCTGGCTTTTCATCATCGCAATTAGCAGAGCTGGGTGGTCAACTTATGCCAAGCGATCAAGGAATGGGGCTTGCTGTGCTTTTATCAAACGTTACTTTTGAGCGTTTAAATGGCTCACTTACCTTGTTTAACCATGCAGATGGCGGCGCTGTCGCCAAAGTTAAACTCGCTATTGTAAACACTGAGAATAACGCCTCATGA
- a CDS encoding TonB-dependent receptor plug domain-containing protein, with protein MKLKNNALNQAIKFALATTTAGLFFSGSAIAADEQQQTKVNKNVEKIAVVGTRSAPRSIGDSPVPIDIIGGEELERSGNTDMLELLKGAVPSFNVHQNPISDAASLVRPANLRGLPSDSTLVLLNGKRRHRASVIAFLGGGINDGAQGADISVIPSIAIKQVEVLRDGAAAQYGSDAIAGVMNFQLKDASEGGKLEIRHGQFYEGDGDTTQVSGNVGLPFTDNGFANLSFQYKTADATSRSVQRADAAALSAAGVPDVSSLAQVWGAPEVNDDITIFGNVGLELTNDSEFYMFGNYSERDVRGGFYYRNPQTRSGVYSNDGGETLLVADLTPDMSANCPTIAITDGNVLDDPAYINGVANNPDCFAFNETLPGGFTPNFGGNITDTSLTIGTKGRFTGGFLKDTYYDLSGTVGLNESRYFIYDTVNASLGADTPRDFSPGKYEQLEKNFNFDLSKGVDFGLAYDVNIAGGFEWHEETFTIISGDEESYTAGPLTAQGFGIGSNGFPGFKPSQAGEFSRRNYAAYVDVEAPFTEDFLMGVALRFEDYDSFGTTTNYKVMAQYHLTEDLNIRGSVSSGFRAPTVGQANVSNVQTSLDSGVLQDSALLPPTNPIAVQLGGTELEPEESQSYTLGAVYTIGELFLTLDYYNIQVDDRISQSDKINLSQADKDTLTAAGVPNVQGLAQVSFFTNDFDTTTQGIDLVANYTAELMGGSSTFSLAYNWNDTEVTQFSEITGAFKVKRLEEDLPNHRATFTLSQQWESVSAFARANYYGEYQGVHVDYDATAKTADAAVTIDAEVTYFLNESVSFSVGAQNLFDQDAEKLDFADATGIPNNNWGGQFYETSPFGINGGFYYAKATYTF; from the coding sequence ATGAAATTAAAAAATAATGCGCTAAACCAAGCAATCAAATTTGCTTTAGCTACAACCACTGCAGGGTTGTTTTTTTCGGGTTCTGCTATTGCAGCAGACGAGCAACAACAAACTAAAGTAAACAAAAACGTAGAGAAAATTGCCGTAGTAGGTACGCGCTCAGCTCCACGTTCAATCGGTGACTCACCAGTGCCAATTGATATTATTGGTGGCGAAGAATTAGAAAGATCAGGCAATACCGACATGCTTGAGCTATTAAAAGGTGCAGTGCCATCTTTTAACGTACATCAAAATCCTATTAGCGATGCGGCCTCTCTTGTTCGCCCAGCTAACTTACGTGGTTTACCATCAGACAGCACATTGGTTCTTTTAAACGGCAAACGTCGTCATCGTGCTTCTGTAATTGCATTTTTAGGCGGTGGTATTAACGATGGCGCGCAAGGCGCAGATATTTCAGTTATTCCAAGCATTGCTATTAAACAAGTAGAAGTACTTCGTGATGGCGCAGCTGCACAATATGGTTCTGATGCAATAGCCGGTGTAATGAACTTCCAACTAAAAGACGCTTCTGAAGGTGGCAAATTAGAAATCCGCCATGGTCAATTTTATGAAGGTGATGGCGATACAACACAAGTGTCGGGTAACGTGGGTTTACCGTTTACCGACAATGGCTTTGCTAATTTAAGCTTTCAATATAAAACAGCTGATGCAACAAGCCGCTCAGTTCAACGTGCCGATGCCGCAGCACTTTCAGCTGCCGGTGTTCCTGATGTATCTTCTCTTGCACAAGTATGGGGCGCACCAGAAGTAAACGACGATATTACAATTTTTGGTAACGTAGGTTTAGAGCTAACAAACGATTCTGAATTTTACATGTTTGGTAATTACTCTGAACGTGATGTACGTGGTGGCTTTTACTACCGTAACCCGCAAACACGTTCTGGCGTTTACTCAAATGATGGTGGCGAAACACTACTTGTTGCAGATTTAACACCTGATATGAGCGCTAACTGTCCTACTATTGCAATAACAGATGGCAACGTATTAGATGATCCTGCTTATATAAATGGTGTAGCGAACAACCCAGATTGTTTTGCCTTTAACGAAACGCTTCCAGGTGGCTTTACACCTAACTTTGGCGGCAACATTACTGATACTTCTTTAACTATTGGTACTAAAGGGCGATTCACTGGTGGTTTCTTAAAAGATACTTACTATGACTTAAGCGGTACTGTGGGTTTAAATGAATCACGTTACTTCATCTATGACACGGTTAATGCTTCTTTAGGTGCAGATACGCCACGTGACTTCAGTCCGGGTAAATATGAACAGCTAGAAAAAAACTTTAACTTTGATTTATCAAAGGGTGTCGACTTTGGTTTAGCTTATGATGTAAACATTGCCGGTGGTTTTGAATGGCATGAAGAAACATTCACTATCATTTCTGGTGATGAAGAATCTTACACAGCAGGCCCTTTAACAGCACAAGGTTTTGGTATTGGCTCTAACGGCTTCCCTGGTTTTAAACCATCACAAGCAGGTGAGTTTTCTCGTCGTAACTATGCAGCGTATGTTGATGTTGAAGCACCATTTACTGAAGATTTCTTAATGGGCGTAGCGCTTCGCTTTGAAGACTACGACAGCTTTGGTACTACAACTAACTACAAAGTAATGGCTCAATACCATTTAACTGAAGATTTAAATATTCGTGGTTCTGTAAGTAGCGGTTTCCGTGCACCTACAGTTGGTCAAGCTAACGTAAGTAACGTACAAACAAGCTTAGACAGCGGTGTATTACAAGATTCAGCGCTTCTTCCACCAACAAACCCTATTGCAGTGCAATTAGGTGGTACAGAGCTTGAGCCGGAAGAATCACAAAGCTATACACTTGGTGCTGTATACACAATCGGCGAGTTATTTTTAACGCTTGATTACTACAACATTCAAGTAGATGACCGTATTAGCCAATCAGATAAAATCAACTTAAGCCAAGCAGATAAAGATACACTTACAGCCGCTGGAGTTCCTAATGTACAAGGTCTTGCTCAGGTAAGCTTTTTTACAAATGACTTTGATACAACAACTCAAGGTATCGATTTAGTTGCAAACTATACTGCTGAACTAATGGGCGGTAGCTCTACATTTAGTCTTGCTTATAACTGGAATGATACTGAAGTAACTCAATTTAGTGAGATTACAGGTGCGTTTAAAGTTAAACGCTTAGAAGAAGATTTACCTAACCATCGTGCAACGTTCACATTGTCTCAACAATGGGAATCAGTTTCTGCATTTGCTCGTGCAAACTACTACGGCGAATACCAAGGTGTTCACGTTGATTATGATGCAACAGCTAAAACAGCAGATGCTGCAGTCACTATTGATGCTGAAGTAACTTACTTCTTAAATGAATCAGTTAGCTTCTCTGTAGGCGCTCAAAACTTATTCGACCAAGATGCTGAAAAACTTGATTTTGCAGATGCAACGGGTATCCCTAATAACAACTGGGGTGGTCAGTTCTACGAAACATCTCCGTTTGGTATTAACGGTGGCTTTTACTACGCTAAAGCAACATATACTTTTTAA
- a CDS encoding metal-dependent hydrolase family protein, with protein sequence MKTTLITTFTAITLALIANGAFAQQHKIIYAGSLLASEDQKVKTEQTLVITDNTITAIKNGYLTKAELNLPDADIINLKNQFVMPGLIDMHVHVTFERDAKANPHRWATEYDADYALRSIKYLQRTLDAGFTSVRDLGSDHKVIFPLKRAIERNDINGPRIFAAGNTISPTGGHADMHGYRKDITDAVTGGIGICNGADDCSRAVREVIKSGADVIKITATGGVLSNTAAGVNQQLTDAELIAIVDTAHHLGRKVTAHAHGTQGIKAALKAGVDSIEHGSYLDKEAIKLFKKTGAYLVPTLLAGATVSEEVLTNPNMPPAIADKVREVTPKMQASFKLALKNKVNIAFGTDSGVSRHGLNANEFSLMVNNGMSEAQAIKSATIHAAKLLGQSALIGDLSVGKQADIISVNGSPLKNIDVLKNVQFVMKAGQVYKQ encoded by the coding sequence ATGAAAACAACACTAATAACAACATTCACTGCAATAACGCTGGCATTAATAGCAAATGGGGCTTTTGCTCAACAGCATAAAATTATTTATGCGGGCAGTTTACTTGCATCCGAGGATCAAAAAGTAAAAACAGAGCAAACGTTAGTCATAACAGATAATACAATAACAGCCATTAAAAACGGCTACCTCACAAAAGCAGAACTTAACCTACCTGATGCAGATATTATAAATCTAAAAAATCAATTTGTAATGCCTGGCCTTATTGATATGCATGTTCACGTTACGTTTGAGCGAGATGCTAAAGCAAACCCTCACCGCTGGGCAACAGAATATGATGCCGATTATGCTTTGCGCTCAATTAAATATTTACAACGTACGCTCGATGCGGGTTTTACATCAGTGCGAGATTTAGGTAGCGATCACAAAGTTATATTTCCGCTAAAACGTGCTATTGAGCGAAATGATATTAACGGCCCTCGCATTTTTGCAGCGGGTAATACAATATCGCCTACCGGTGGGCACGCAGATATGCACGGTTATCGAAAAGATATTACAGATGCGGTTACAGGCGGGATTGGTATATGTAATGGCGCGGATGATTGTAGCCGTGCGGTACGCGAGGTAATTAAAAGTGGCGCTGATGTAATTAAAATTACTGCCACGGGTGGAGTACTAAGTAATACCGCTGCTGGTGTTAACCAACAACTTACAGATGCAGAGCTGATTGCAATTGTTGATACTGCTCATCACTTAGGTCGTAAAGTTACAGCGCATGCACACGGTACACAAGGTATAAAAGCGGCCTTAAAAGCCGGTGTAGATTCTATTGAGCATGGCTCTTATTTAGATAAAGAGGCAATAAAGTTATTTAAAAAAACGGGAGCTTATTTAGTACCGACGCTTTTAGCGGGTGCAACGGTAAGTGAAGAGGTGCTTACAAATCCAAATATGCCACCGGCAATAGCCGACAAAGTGCGTGAAGTGACTCCAAAAATGCAGGCTTCGTTTAAACTTGCACTGAAAAACAAGGTTAATATAGCTTTTGGAACAGACTCTGGGGTGTCGCGTCATGGGCTCAATGCTAACGAATTTAGTTTAATGGTAAACAATGGTATGAGCGAAGCCCAAGCTATTAAATCAGCAACCATACATGCAGCTAAACTGCTGGGGCAAAGCGCACTCATTGGCGACTTGAGTGTTGGTAAACAAGCAGATATTATCAGTGTGAATGGCTCACCGCTTAAAAATATCGACGTACTTAAAAACGTGCAATTTGTTATGAAAGCCGGGCAAGTTTATAAACAATAG
- a CDS encoding type II toxin-antitoxin system RelE/ParE family toxin encodes MYIFKSKWFSKWAEKECLTDHALQETIRELGEGLNDGELGGHVYKKRAAIQGQGKRGGFRTIVAFKVGDKSFFMFGFSKNQRDNIGKKELKTLKLMAKELLGYSDIQLKKAIESGELIEVINHE; translated from the coding sequence ATGTATATCTTTAAATCAAAATGGTTCAGTAAGTGGGCTGAAAAAGAATGTTTAACCGATCATGCTTTGCAAGAGACTATACGTGAACTTGGAGAGGGACTTAATGATGGTGAACTAGGCGGCCATGTTTATAAAAAACGAGCAGCAATTCAAGGCCAAGGTAAACGTGGCGGGTTTCGTACTATTGTTGCGTTTAAAGTGGGTGATAAATCATTCTTCATGTTTGGTTTTTCTAAAAATCAACGAGATAACATAGGTAAAAAAGAGTTGAAAACACTGAAGTTGATGGCAAAAGAATTACTTGGTTATTCAGATATTCAACTCAAAAAAGCCATTGAATCAGGTGAATTAATAGAGGTAATAAATCATGAGTAA
- a CDS encoding oxidoreductase-like domain-containing protein produces MTNQLPQKPEKPKSDECCGGGSCCPCVWDEYKEKLATWRCAQNIENPTKKKQINNI; encoded by the coding sequence ATGACAAACCAACTACCGCAAAAACCTGAAAAACCAAAATCTGATGAATGTTGTGGTGGTGGCAGTTGCTGCCCCTGCGTGTGGGATGAATATAAAGAGAAATTAGCAACTTGGCGATGCGCACAAAACATTGAAAACCCCACCAAAAAGAAACAAATAAATAACATTTAA
- the gloA2 gene encoding SMU1112c/YaeR family gloxylase I-like metalloprotein has product MKLLGIHHAAIICSDYARSKHFYSNVLKLNVINEHFRADRNSYKLDLAMPDGSQIELFSFDGAPARPTYPEAQGLRHLAFKVADVQIAKTYLESCEVNVEDIRVDEITGKKFTFFADPDNLPLELYEV; this is encoded by the coding sequence TTGAAACTTTTAGGTATTCACCACGCTGCGATTATTTGTAGTGACTATGCACGTTCTAAACACTTTTATAGCAATGTACTTAAACTTAACGTTATTAATGAGCACTTTAGAGCTGATCGTAATTCATATAAATTAGATTTAGCCATGCCAGATGGTAGCCAAATAGAGCTATTTTCGTTTGATGGAGCTCCCGCAAGACCAACCTATCCCGAAGCACAAGGCTTAAGACATTTAGCTTTTAAGGTAGCGGATGTACAGATTGCAAAAACGTATTTAGAGTCGTGCGAAGTAAACGTTGAGGATATTAGAGTGGATGAAATAACCGGCAAAAAGTTTACCTTTTTTGCCGATCCAGATAACTTGCCACTTGAGCTTTATGAGGTTTAA
- a CDS encoding tyrosine-type recombinase/integrase, whose amino-acid sequence MLANNGRRYSANKLSEMVARYVKLAGHKRAGACHLFRHATATIMLDNGAELRHVQEMLRHANISTTQIYTHVSRSVLTSTYQRSHPSAPLKSSFYL is encoded by the coding sequence CTGCTTGCTAATAATGGTAGGCGTTATTCAGCCAATAAATTATCTGAAATGGTTGCGCGGTATGTCAAACTAGCTGGGCATAAACGAGCTGGAGCATGTCATTTATTTAGACATGCCACAGCGACTATTATGCTTGATAACGGCGCTGAGCTTCGTCATGTTCAAGAAATGTTAAGGCATGCCAATATATCAACAACGCAAATATACACACACGTATCACGGAGTGTTTTAACAAGTACCTACCAGCGCAGTCACCCGTCTGCACCATTAAAGTCATCATTCTATTTGTAA
- a CDS encoding ketoacyl-ACP synthase III, protein MPYAHITGWGKCIPPASISNDEISEIVDTTDEWITSRTGIKSRRVSHVSTAELATVAAKHAIACAGVDPKDIDLVILATCTPSTVVANTASQVQKNIGATGAAAMDTNAACSGFLYALQAATAQIQAGMIKKAVVIAAERMTWYVNWARRDSAVLFGDGAGAVVLEAADTPAGLLATKTGCDSEDRDILHITNFGSDLNKYEPIGPSDLLFEGREIFKRAVKGMSEACDDVLKQADLSLDDINVLVPHQANLRIIQAIQHRLKVPDEKVMVNIGEYGNTSAATIAIALCEAVEQGLIKPHSNIMSAAFGAGLTWAASYIKWGERVTPISVSDAALPPCDKTGLELVAPAVKACKEAQPS, encoded by the coding sequence ATGCCTTACGCACATATCACTGGTTGGGGTAAATGCATTCCACCAGCAAGCATTAGCAACGATGAAATTAGTGAAATAGTTGATACCACCGACGAGTGGATAACCTCGCGTACAGGCATTAAATCTCGCCGAGTGAGCCATGTAAGTACCGCCGAGCTGGCAACCGTTGCAGCTAAGCATGCTATTGCCTGCGCAGGCGTTGATCCTAAAGATATTGATTTAGTGATATTAGCAACCTGTACACCTTCTACTGTTGTGGCAAATACTGCCTCGCAAGTGCAAAAAAATATTGGTGCAACAGGCGCTGCCGCAATGGATACAAACGCGGCATGTTCGGGCTTTTTATATGCATTGCAAGCTGCTACAGCACAAATTCAAGCGGGTATGATCAAAAAAGCAGTGGTCATTGCCGCTGAGCGTATGACCTGGTACGTAAACTGGGCACGTCGCGATAGCGCTGTTTTATTTGGCGATGGCGCAGGTGCAGTAGTACTTGAAGCGGCAGATACGCCAGCTGGTTTACTAGCAACCAAAACTGGTTGTGACAGTGAAGACCGCGATATTTTACACATCACTAACTTTGGTAGTGATTTAAATAAATATGAGCCAATTGGACCATCTGATTTATTATTTGAAGGTCGTGAAATTTTCAAACGTGCTGTTAAAGGCATGAGCGAAGCGTGCGACGATGTACTTAAACAAGCCGATTTGAGCCTTGATGACATTAATGTACTCGTTCCACACCAAGCTAACTTACGTATTATTCAAGCTATTCAGCATCGTTTAAAAGTACCTGACGAAAAAGTAATGGTTAACATTGGTGAGTATGGTAATACCTCTGCTGCTACGATTGCTATTGCGTTATGTGAAGCCGTTGAGCAAGGGTTAATTAAACCGCATTCAAACATTATGTCTGCTGCATTTGGTGCAGGCCTTACCTGGGCTGCAAGTTACATAAAATGGGGCGAACGCGTAACGCCTATTAGTGTAAGCGATGCCGCTTTACCGCCATGTGATAAAACCGGTTTAGAACTTGTAGCACCGGCCGTTAAAGCATGTAAAGAAGCGCAGCCAAGCTAA
- a CDS encoding response regulator transcription factor, protein MKLLIIEDDINLASTLARRLTKQGFTCEVAHNQSDALLTARKLLPDFILLDMKLGDDNGLALIKPLRSLLPQAHIVLLTGFASIATAVEAMRLGANDYLTKPVDMATLLKALNTEPMASASNVIDDAVMSPERLEWEHIQQVLHSNNGNVSVTARQLNMHRRTLQRKLQKKPVQQ, encoded by the coding sequence ATGAAGTTACTTATAATTGAAGACGACATAAATTTAGCCAGCACACTGGCAAGGCGTTTAACTAAACAAGGCTTTACCTGCGAGGTGGCGCATAATCAAAGTGATGCGTTACTTACCGCGCGTAAACTATTGCCCGACTTTATTTTATTAGACATGAAACTAGGTGACGATAACGGACTTGCACTCATAAAGCCGCTGCGTAGTTTGCTCCCCCAAGCTCATATTGTTTTATTAACCGGGTTTGCAAGTATAGCAACCGCAGTAGAGGCAATGCGTTTAGGCGCAAACGATTACCTTACTAAGCCGGTTGATATGGCAACATTATTAAAAGCGCTTAACACCGAGCCTATGGCATCGGCATCGAATGTTATTGATGATGCGGTTATGTCGCCGGAGCGCTTAGAGTGGGAGCATATTCAACAAGTACTGCACAGTAATAATGGCAATGTGTCGGTTACCGCAAGGCAACTTAATATGCATAGACGTACTTTGCAGCGCAAGTTACAAAAAAAGCCGGTGCAGCAGTAA
- a CDS encoding leucyl aminopeptidase family protein, producing the protein MSALLRHTSSGIPLSFILKNELSDWQAQQPAFIQNWLTNTGFEKQGVALIPDAKTGELSQVFCLMQSSDDFWAAGNLANTLPTGTYQIQGESAFVEQVALGFVLGGYEFSEYKEKPTAKAQLAISDKALFERISQQADAITLARDLVNTPAVDMMPQHLSQVMEDLAATYNGEFSQWIGDELLEQNYPTIHMVGRASENKPRLLDLKWGATDAPLITLVGKGVCFDSGGLDLKPSSGMRNMKKDMGGAAHVIALAQLIMAANLPIRLRVLVPAVENAVSRNAFRPGDVVKTRKGIMVEIDNTDAEGRLVLCDALSEAQNDNPELIIDFATLTGACRVALGTELPGFFSTERDVANGIIDAGLSVHDPVWQLPLFEQYKSLLKSDVADMANCASTPFGGAITAALYLKEFVEPTTPWVHFDVMAWNLRALPGRPTGGEALGIRAVFNYLQNRFNK; encoded by the coding sequence ATGAGTGCATTACTACGTCATACATCTTCTGGTATTCCTTTATCTTTTATTCTTAAAAACGAATTATCTGACTGGCAAGCACAGCAGCCTGCATTTATACAAAATTGGTTAACTAATACAGGTTTCGAAAAGCAAGGTGTTGCTTTAATCCCTGATGCTAAAACGGGCGAGTTAAGCCAGGTATTTTGTTTAATGCAAAGTAGCGATGATTTTTGGGCTGCGGGTAATTTAGCAAATACACTTCCTACTGGTACTTATCAAATTCAAGGCGAGAGCGCTTTTGTAGAGCAAGTTGCTTTAGGGTTTGTGCTTGGTGGTTACGAATTTAGTGAATATAAAGAAAAACCAACAGCAAAAGCGCAATTAGCCATTAGCGATAAAGCGTTGTTTGAGCGTATTAGCCAACAAGCTGATGCTATTACACTTGCACGTGATCTAGTTAATACGCCAGCGGTAGATATGATGCCGCAACATTTATCGCAAGTAATGGAAGATTTAGCTGCAACTTACAATGGCGAATTTTCACAGTGGATTGGCGATGAGTTACTAGAGCAAAACTACCCGACTATTCACATGGTGGGTCGTGCAAGCGAAAATAAACCGCGTTTACTCGATTTAAAATGGGGTGCAACAGATGCCCCATTAATTACACTAGTAGGTAAGGGCGTATGTTTTGACTCTGGTGGACTTGATTTAAAACCAAGCTCTGGCATGCGTAACATGAAAAAAGACATGGGCGGGGCGGCGCACGTAATTGCACTAGCACAACTTATTATGGCAGCTAACTTACCAATTAGATTACGAGTGCTTGTACCCGCTGTTGAAAATGCAGTATCGCGCAATGCATTTCGCCCTGGCGATGTTGTTAAAACACGCAAAGGCATTATGGTCGAAATTGATAATACAGACGCAGAAGGGCGCTTAGTATTGTGTGATGCATTAAGCGAAGCACAAAACGATAATCCTGAGCTAATTATTGATTTTGCTACCCTCACGGGTGCATGTCGTGTTGCTTTAGGCACGGAGCTTCCGGGCTTTTTCTCAACAGAGCGCGATGTAGCAAATGGTATTATTGATGCAGGTTTAAGTGTACATGACCCTGTTTGGCAACTTCCGTTGTTTGAGCAATACAAAAGCTTACTAAAAAGTGATGTAGCTGATATGGCAAACTGTGCAAGCACACCGTTTGGTGGTGCTATTACAGCGGCGCTTTACTTAAAAGAATTTGTTGAACCAACAACACCGTGGGTACATTTTGATGTAATGGCGTGGAACTTACGTGCATTACCAGGTCGCCCAACGGGTGGTGAAGCATTAGGTATTCGTGCTGTATTTAACTACTTACAAAATCGTTTTAATAAATAA
- a CDS encoding peptidylprolyl isomerase, protein MANTAHALHILVKHKEIAEDIIKQLGKGAKFQTLAKKYSSCPSGKKGGDLGEFGRGQMVPQFDKIAFKGAILEPHLVKTKFGWHVIKVLYRT, encoded by the coding sequence ATGGCAAACACAGCACATGCACTTCACATTTTGGTTAAACATAAAGAAATTGCAGAAGATATTATTAAGCAATTAGGTAAAGGTGCAAAGTTTCAAACCTTAGCTAAAAAATATTCGTCGTGCCCATCGGGCAAAAAAGGCGGTGACTTAGGTGAATTTGGACGCGGACAAATGGTCCCACAGTTTGACAAAATTGCGTTTAAAGGCGCAATTTTAGAACCCCACCTAGTTAAAACTAAATTTGGCTGGCATGTAATTAAAGTACTTTATCGTACTTAG
- a CDS encoding nuclear transport factor 2 family protein translates to MSSKIKVSLFNHLIDAERQLLDPEVRQSERALDALLDDEFIEIAANGTTFNKYQVLTRLPTEVVPQFYNQQFKGRMLSDDVVQLSYQAAYRRSARSEFNYSLRMSLWRKQGEQWQMVFHQGTPCAPFSISMDDD, encoded by the coding sequence ATGAGCAGCAAAATAAAAGTGTCGTTGTTTAATCATTTGATTGACGCTGAGCGCCAGTTACTCGACCCAGAAGTTCGCCAATCTGAGCGCGCATTAGATGCTTTACTCGATGATGAATTTATCGAAATTGCTGCCAATGGCACTACATTTAATAAATACCAAGTACTTACCCGCTTACCTACCGAGGTTGTGCCACAGTTTTATAATCAGCAGTTTAAGGGCCGAATGCTGAGCGATGATGTAGTGCAACTTAGTTATCAAGCAGCTTATAGGCGCTCTGCTCGCAGTGAATTTAATTATTCATTGCGTATGTCGCTTTGGCGTAAGCAAGGTGAGCAATGGCAAATGGTGTTTCACCAAGGAACGCCTTGTGCTCCGTTTTCAATTTCGATGGATGATGATTAA
- a CDS encoding thiol-disulfide oxidoreductase DCC family protein, which produces MSDDAVTIMQNQKIILFDAQCKLCSAWCNFIIAHDKNTIFKLCSVQSPKGELLLTHFGFSTIEYASMVYLENGKAYTQSHAFFNVVKQLGYPYKLATVFSILPNRFNNWLYDRIALNRYTLFGKYQYCRIPNPEDAKHYL; this is translated from the coding sequence ATGAGCGATGATGCAGTGACAATAATGCAAAATCAAAAAATTATATTATTTGATGCGCAATGTAAGCTGTGCAGCGCGTGGTGTAATTTTATTATTGCTCACGATAAAAATACTATTTTTAAATTATGCAGCGTGCAATCTCCAAAAGGGGAACTGTTGTTAACACACTTTGGTTTTTCAACAATTGAATATGCCTCAATGGTTTACCTAGAAAATGGTAAAGCGTATACGCAAAGCCATGCTTTTTTTAACGTTGTTAAGCAGCTAGGTTACCCATACAAACTAGCAACTGTATTTAGTATTTTGCCAAATAGGTTTAATAATTGGTTATACGATAGGATTGCTTTAAACCGCTATACCTTATTTGGAAAATATCAGTATTGCAGAATTCCCAACCCAGAGGATGCCAAACATTATTTATAA